tctttataaaataaaagaacaatgtATGTTATATACTTCATTACTTAATCTATGGAACTACTTCTATCGACGGAGATGACTCCATAGACCATATGTGAATTGCATGATTATGAGAATGACAATTGACAAGTGTCATGGGACAATATTAGAGCATTTTCATGCAATTCCCACTGgaatcttattttttttgtaaggaacctaataaaataatataaataaaaaaattaatatttattcaCTCTTCTTCTAACTCCAAATTCTTGTAACATTATTCTTCAAATAACAAACTTATTTAATTAGTAGTATAATCTGTgcttgctcttcttctcctctcaTCATCAAAGTTGCTCTGAAAATGATGAACAAATCCTAAATTATATGAGAAAAATTCAGAAATTTACACTCAGCAGAAGTATTTTCAGAGATTGGCGTAGATACATATATTCTCCTGAACGCGCAGGCTTTGGAACTTGTTCCGAATCTGAGCTCAAACCCATGGTATTGGCTGAAAAAGGAACAAGTAAACAAGAAGTTAATCAAGTATAAATCTTTTTATTGAAATGGTTttaaacataaataattttaacaGAAGCAAAGGCCAGATAACTAATGAACATTAATTAAGGCATCAAAAGAGTATGATATATCACAATGAGTAATTTAGTCATTTGCATTTAACTGTATAGTGGAGTTATCTTGATTCCTAATTATAATATTCTCAATAAGAAAGAAGAATAATTTAACCGACATATTTTTGTTCTATTTCACATTTAACATCAACTCATTCACAAAGGATTCAATTGATTGTTTCATTTTCCAATTTTCGGAGATGTTGCAGATAAAAAATACTTACAGGAAACCTGTCAGTGAAACACATAGGGACTTGAATGATTTATGAGAAGTCAAAAATGATATATATAGATGTATAAAGTATTTGAACATTCACATGAAAAAAGAGTAAGAATAAGAGATTTCTTTTCAAATACTGTTGAAAAGATTAACCAACAGTCAcaatttcaatttcaggatAATTAAGGTTTATTTATCATATGTGTCTATcagatatttataatttaaatttgactcataatttattataaatttgacTCACATAGAGAACTAGAATGATTAATGACAggtcaaaagtgatatatatagATGTATAAAGCACTTGAGCGTTCACATAAAAGAAGAGTAAGAATGAGCGATCTCTCCTTAAATACTGTTAAAAAGGTTAATCAGCAGTTACAATGTCAGGACAGTCAAAGTTCATTTATCTTGTGTGTTCACAcagatatttataatttaaatttgactCACAATCCATTATAAATTTGACTCACATAGGAAATTTGAATGATTCATGAGAAGGCAGAGGTGATATAATAGATGTATAAAACACTTGAGTGTTCACATGAAAGGAGAGTAAAAATGAGAGATATCTCCTCAAATATTGTTAAAAAAGTTAATCAGCAGTCACAATTTCAGGACAGTCAATGTTTATTTATCATAtgtgaaggttgtggtaggcttagagaaggggggttgaatctatgccttcctttttaagttgctgttataatcctttttaaacaaaattacaattctgattctgtttgaactcagcagcgaaaatttatgagataatttatttttgtctcatgaatatcagaaaacagaactcaacagagaagagaaaagctaacaccagcatgtatcctggttcggttgccttgtgctatgcaacctacatccagtctcctccacaattatggaagaatttcactatagttaacagtattacatacaccaattttaCAGGATTGACCCAatcctttcacactcaagttctaacctaacttgacatttgttatgctaatacctaactattCCTCTTAGTGCtgacccaactaagaaagggataccaaaacaagtacaagatacaagacacttaaccaacctaaagaaatcagaaaataactctaggtttttctctcaagtgtttctctcagcctttttccactcatgactttttcttaagctttctcacaatgctttttctctcaagaaattacagaaagataaacttagaaaagtacattacaatcagtaaaacatgaaggagattgacttcatcagcAGCCTCTTAGCTATGTGCAAAACCAGATTCGCAAACCTCAGATGCAGTTCTTCAGTATTGGCAGAATGCTTCTTTAAAAgaaagcattatccaagtagaTGAACTTCTTAACAGAACACTGTTCTCACTCTCTGATTTTCTCTCCTTGCCTTCTGAATGAGCAAGAAGTCTTCTTTTattctccttgcatgttgctgggttcttcttccaaggtcaacaccttgagccttgagcttcaccaactcACATGTTCACTTTTCCTCTTTAATCCTCAGAATAGACACTGTGCTTCTGACTTCCTcatcttgaccgaaagccataaAACAGCAACCATAGAAATCTTCTCATGGTCAACTTGATCTTAGCCATTGACAAACTACTTGGTCCCCAAGTATCACTTGTGACCGTAGATGTGAagcagaatagggcagagaacAACTTTCCCTTGAATGCCAttttcggatagagcagagagttGGGAAGAAGAGATGAGACCAAGTTGCATGTATGAGGAAAAGATTTACCTATAAcctaagcttgatttggtttggatttGTTGAGATGACTTCTGTCTTTCAAGCTTAGTTTCTCTTTCTTACTTCTTTGGTGACTATCTTGGTGAGGAagctctttctctctttctctttcttacttttctgaaACTGATTTGACTTGACCAGAGAGAGATGAACGTTGCTTTTAGTTAAGCAAAAAATAGGGATTTGCATTTATGAAACCAGATCGGGCTTGGATCGGATTCTTCTCTACTACAGCCCGTTGGTGCCTTGCTTTGCTTCTTTGATGAATTTTGCTTGAGATGAATGACTCGGGCTTGTCTTTATTTTTCACTTACTATTCAGCCCATTAATTGATATCTTTTGTTTGATGTTGGGCTGCTGCAACTTAATTAAGGCCtgcaacataaaaataaataattagcaacataTACTCATTAATTGATTtatcaacactaattatttattttgctaaaaataatgtttgtcatcactaattaatttagttaatttcttaactcaacaatatGTATCCATATATGTATCCATATAGGtatttataattcaaatttgaCTTATAATATATTACAAATTTGACTCACATGAGAAACTTGAATAATTTATAAGAGaccataaataatatatatagatgtATAAAGTACTACTTGAGTGTtcacataaaaaaaaagaataaaaatgaaatatctatccttaaatattattaaaaaggttaaccaaaaattataattttagaatagtcaaaatttatttattatgtatgtTCATACAAATATTTATAATGTAAATTTAATCACAATTCATTACAAATATAagtaaaaattcatttgaaaaataataaaaattattatttttttatttttaaattataaaaaatcatgtatttagtatatttttgagAAATAGTGGTGATGACATGACATGAGGGTCCATTGATGGCATCCTGCTGCCTATGGAACTACTTCTATCGACGGAGATGACTCCATAGACCATATGTGAATTGCATGATTATGAGAATGACCATTGACAAGTGTCATGGGACAATACTAGAGCATTTTCATGCAATTTTCACTggaatctctttttttttttttttttggttaggGGAATCTCATTTAATTATCAACGTATTGTTTGCAAATAGAGCCTAGTATAAGGAACACGATTTGTAGAACAATCTGTTTAAACCATAATTTACACCATTTAAATCCGTAAATTTTCAATTCGCATTATtaacaagttttttttttacggaattttttttccaacacaataattaatttatcagaattttatttaaaaatttattattaattaataaataaaatttaaattcttaatatttatttaaacagataaataaataaactgaaTCTACAATTTAAAAAACTAATCTATGATCCCACtttaaatgtatatttttattagtaaaaACTAAAATGTATATAGACTAACTAAATTCGTAATGCAACAATCCTCTgaatatcaaaattttaattttaatgtttagaCCACTCAATTCTCGGCTGGCTGCTCGATTCAGGAGTAGAGAACTTAGTTGACTGTGACATGTTTGCTGCATTTTTAGACTTGGCTGCACCTCGGCGTGCTCGGCTTCTTGTTACAAGTTCCGCCACTGGATCAAGCTGAATTCCAGCAAGGCGCTTTGAGTAACGGCGAAGGCTTTGGAACTTGTTCCGAATCTGAGCTCAAACCCATGGTATTGGCTGAAAAAGGAACAAGTACAGTAAACAAGAAGTTAATCAAGTATAAATCTTTTTAATGAAATGGTTTTAAACATAAACAATTTTAACAGAAGCAAAGGCGAGATAACTCATGAACATTAATTTAAGGCATCAAAAGAGTATGATATATCACAATGAGTGATTTAGTCATTTGCATTTAAATGTATAGTTGAGTTATCTTGATTCCTAATTGTAATATTTTCAATAAGAAAGAAGAATAATTTAACCGACATATTTTTGTTCTATTTCACATTTAACATCGACTTATTCACAAAGGGTTCAATTGATTGTATCATTTTCCAATTTTCGGAGATGTTGCAGACAAAATGCTTACAAGGGAACTTGAATGATTTATGAGAGGCCAGAAGTAATATATATGAATGTATAAAGTTTTTGAGTGTTTATATGAAAGAAGAATAAGTATAAGAGATCTCTCCTTAAATAATATTGTTGAAAAGAGTAACCAGTAgttacaattttaaaataatcaaaattcaTTTATCATGTGTGTCTATCATatatttataattcaaatttaattcaTAGTTCATTATAAATTTGACTCATATAAAATACTTGAATGATTTATGAGAGGCTAGAGGtgatatatatagatatataaagCATTTGAGTGTTCATATGAAAGAAGAGTAAGAATGAGAGGTTTCTCTTCAATACTATTAAAAAGGTTAATCAGCAGTCACAATTTTAGGACAGTCATTGTTCACTTATTGTGTGTGTCCATACAGatatttataattcaaatttgaCTTATAATCCAATCCATTACAAATTTAACTCACATAAAAAACTTGAATGATTCATGAGAGACCAAAAGTGATATTGATAGATGTGTAAAGTACTTGAGTGTTTACAtgaaagaagaataagaatgagAAATTTCTCCTCAAATACTATTGAAAAGGTTAACCAACCATCACAATTTCAGTACAATCAaggtttatttattatatgtatCCATACAGATATTTATAACTCAAATTTGATTAAGTAAATTATATGGTAAAGATGTAAGTTTAcagatttttctttttatggGATGAAAGATAGATTGAAAAAGGTAGGATTCACACTttgaataacaataaaataataaaaaataactataaaaggaatttattttctctctctatATCACTCAATCTGTATAGTAGAGTGTCCGATTAACATACATTCCATTACAAATTTGACTCACATAAGGAACTTGAATGATTCATGAGAGGTCAGATCAAAGGTGATATATATAAATGTATAAAGCACTTGAATGTTCATATGAAAGAAGAGTAAGAATGAGAGATCTCTCctcaaatattattaaaaatattaactagTAGTCACAATTTTAGGACAATCAAAGTTCATTTATCATGTGTGTCTATACAGATATTTTTGTGATGATATGAATTTTTAGTCAAAGATATTTTTTAACagaaaaattatcttttttaaaattttaatgtatttgacaattttttaaaataaaaataaaaaacactaaaatataaatttaaaaaaaatacaattatcAACTTTTTTAAAAAGACTTGTTTTTACTttataaaagatatattttaataaaaaaaataattttacacatAAGGCTCACAATAGTCAAAATAGAATAAGATACGATATAGTTTACACTCTACCTCAATTTTATTtgtaaattgaaaatttttttaaaactcaatCCTAACTATACTTgcactttaaaattttaaattttactctACACATACTCTatccataaaaaaattaaaattttttaaataaatataaaattcaatccttttatattcaatataaattaataaatataaaattaaaaataagttcaaattaaaattacaaataacataattattaatttttaataaaattaaataacaaacaaaaataaatattttgtctcTTTTTCTAACTCCAAATTCTTATAACTTAGTAATATAATCTGTGTTTGTTGTTCTTCTCTCATCATCAAAGTTGCTCCGAAAATGATGAACAAAAGGTCTCAAAACCAGTCATTATCACTCTCTCCTCGCCTTTCTTTGTTGCTTCCTTAGCCCTGTCTCCGCTGCGTGCTCCTCTGCCTGGTGCTGTCCCGCCTTCGCCGCCCTGTCTGGCGCGCCGTGGCGTCTTCTGTAGTATTTTCTTTTGTCTGTAGTGTTTGAAAGGTTTGCAGCATCCCTGCTGCTATCTGTGGTGTCGAGTGCGCCAAATGATGGTTTACAAAGCATTGGACTGGAAAAGGTAACCTGATCTCAATACGCGGCTGGCTGCTCGATTCAGGAGTAGAAAACTTAGTTGACTGTGACATGTTTGCCGCATTTTGAGTCTTGGCTGCACCTCGCCGTGCTCGGCTTCTTGTTACAAGTTCCGGCACTGGATCAGGCTGAATTCCAGCAAGGCGCTTTGAGTAACGGCGAGGAAGATTCATCTCCTTTTGGGGAAGTTGCTTCGCTTGGGAACCTTCTTCAGCACCCACCACGCCTATATCATGTAATAAACATACATGCAAGAATAAAACTTAATTGTTGAAAGGCAATATTATATGAAAAATTTAGAAGTTTACATTCAGCAGAAGTATTTTCAGAGATTGGCGTAGAAGTATATTCTCCTGAACGCGCAGGCTTTGGAACTTGTTCCGAATCTGAGCTCAAACCCATGGTATTGGCTGAAAAAGGAACAAGTAAACAAGAAGTTAATCAAGTATAAATCTTTTTATTGAAATGGTTTTAAACAGAAACAATTTTAACAGAAGCAAAGGCCAGATAACTAATGAACAATTAAGGCATCAAAAGAGTATTATATATCACCATGAGTAATTTAGTCATTTGCATTTAAATGGATAGTTGAGTTATCTTGATTCCTAATTGTAATATTCTCAATAAGAAAGAAGAATAATCTAACAcatatttttcttctatttcacATTTAACATCAACTCATTCACAAAGGATTCAATTGATTGTTTCATTTTCCAATTTTCGGAGATGTTGCAGACAAAAAAATGCTTACAGGGAACTTGTCAACAACACAGGTAAAGAAATTGAATGATTTATGAGAGGTTAAAGATGATATATATAGATATTTAATGCACTCGAGTGTTTACatgaaagaagaataaaaatgaGAGATTTCTCTTTAAATACTGTTGAAAAGATTAACAGCAGTCACAATTTTAGGACAGTCAAGGTTCATTTATCATGTGTGTCCATAcagatatttataatttaaatttaactcACAGTCCATTAAAAATTTGACTCACATAGAAAACTTGAATGATTCATGAGAAGCCAGAAGTGATATATATAGATGTATAAAGCACTTGAGTGTTCACATGAAAGAAGAGTAAGAATGAGAGATCTCTCTTCAAATTCTATTAAAAAGGTTAATCAGTAGTCACAATTTCAGGACAGTCAAAGTTCATTTATCATGTGTGTCCATACAGatatttataattcaaatttgaCTCACACTATGTTACAAATTTAAATCACATAGAAAACTTAAATGATTTATGAGAGGCCAGAGGTGATATATATAGATGTATAAAGCATTTGACTGTTCACATGAAAGAAGAGTAAGAATGAGAGATTTCTTCTCAAATACTATTAAAAAGGTTAACCAACAATTATAATTTCAGGACAGTCAAGGTTCATTTATCATGTGTGTCTatatagatatttataatttaaatttgactCACATACAGTCTGATATAAATTTGACTCACATAGAAAACTTGAATGATTCATGAGAAGTCAGAGGTGATATAAATAGATGTAAAAAGTACTTGAGTGTTcacatgaaagaagaagaagaatgagagaTCTCTCCTTAAATATTGTTTGTTGAAAAGGTTAACTAGCAGTCACAATTTCAAGACAGTCAAGGTTCATTTATTATGTGTGTCCATAcagatatttataatttaaatttgactCACAGTCCATTACAAATTTGACTCAGATAGGGAAGTTGAATGATTCATGAGAGGCCAGAGGTGATATTTATCGTTTATAATTTCAAATagctatttttttaatttcaggAAAGACAAAGTTAATTTATCATGTGTGTCCATACATTCAAATTTGATTCACAGTCCATTACAAATTTGACTCAGATAGAGAAATTGAATGATTCATGAAAGGCCAGAGGTGATATTTATCCTTTATAATTtcaaataactatttttttaatttcaggACAGTCAAAGTTCATTTATTATGTGTGTCCATACAGATATTTATAATTCGAATTTAACTCACATAGAAAACTTGGATGATTCTTACTTTTGAATTATGAAAAGTCACATGTAAAAAAGAATATAACACATATacaataaagtataaattatacTTTATTATCTCTAATATACTAAACttctttaatatttaatttaattaaattttatttataacttttaaataaattttaatttttttccttcaatacttttaatttttttacgatagataattattcaatttaatttttaattttgctcttaataaaaaataaatgtacttagaataaaagtaatgtaattaagaataaaattaagaaataaatttatttagaatgagaATAATGTGATTAAgagtaatttacttagatgtaattaaaaaatattaaataactatttattgtaaaaaattgatattattaaatgataaaattaaaatttatttcaaaattaaaaataaagtttaactAAGTTAAATAATAGAGAATTTCGATATATTAGAGACAAAaatgtataatttatattttattgtatatataccatattttttttcttttcacaaGTTTATGTACTAACCAttctacaaatattttataataagtaaaaatttttaagaataaaaaaaatattgtaattATACATAAATCATGGGCATTTCCTGGGTTTCGCTCTATAACTTCATAAATCATGGGAATCCTCACATGTTTTACTAATTTTGGTTTAAAACCTAACTTTGTCCCACGAATTATGTTCACCAGGATGATTTACTCAGTGCAAAATATATAACCATAAATCGTTGTATTCCTCAAGATTTTacattttttctaaaaaaattagagtATAGGCAAAGATTTATATAAAAAGTGGGAGgacaaaaatgttattattttttatttaggaCAATTTGATAGTTTTTATTCTCAGTtagtttatttaaataatttaccCCAACCTATAATAGATGAGAAATCAAAATAAGAAATAcaaattgaatatatatatatagtatctAATTCAACCTAACTCCTTCAAATAGGGTTGGCAACTCGACTCGCAATATATATAGTATCTAATTCAACCTAACTCATTCAGATAGGGTTGGCAACTCGACTCGCAACAGGTCAGTTGAGAGCGAAGCCGATTGAACTACGAGTAGAATTTGGTGTGAATTTAGTCCTAATTCTACCCAATTTACCTGTATCTCTAATATATTATGGTatacaattaaaaattattatacgTGTATAATGAAATAGATGAAGATTGAACTcacattttctcttttttgtaattttaattttaatatgaaattTATCATGAttgttacttttaattttaatataaatttaattttgtattttctattttattagtatatttataaaatataaaataattaaatattgtgttcaattgaaaaattttgatttgtTACAACTAGGGTCGAATAAGGTGCAAGTGTGCAACTTTTGGACATGGGTAAAAttagaattcaaaaattttcaacttGGATAAGATATGTTTAAATTTTAGCCTgcaaataaaatacataatctAAATTCTACCCTACCCTATCCATTTATATCCCTCAAGTTGATCCGTGAACCCATGGACCGAAAAGGTTTAAACAACCCATTTATTTTGCAAATTGAACTGTTCTGGTCTGTTGATATTTAACTCAGGTTGGACTCTCGGCCTGTGTACCCACCTCTAACTGCTCTCTGCTCTGCAGGGTTCAAGGATTTGACTGCGTTTGGATTCTAGACAAAATTGCAGAGATAAAGCGACAACAAGGAGACAGCGACACAGATTTTCTATCTTTAGGACACAAATTGTAACTTGTGTATATGTTCATGTCTTTATCTCTACGACCAAATGATTCCTACTATCATTGCATATCTATATCAAAGACAATATCCGAATGAAAGATTCACGTATATCAGTTGCTGTAAATATTTTCCCAGTCGTATATATTAAGGCCGAGGGCAAAATGAACTCAAGCAAGTCACATACTAGTGAACCCAAACATATTAATATAACAAGTTAATAACCGAATTTAAGAGAAACAAAGAACATATATATGAGGGATAGGCAAATGGAATAATAATCAAAAGTCAAAACTAATCCaattcttttaataaaaaactTGAAAGATACAATGCCACCAACCATTCATCTCTTGTGCAAATATAAACGGTATTATGGAATATCATCCTTTTGCTCACAAAAATACACACTAGAAAATCAAGACAAAATTCCTTATAATTAATGCAAGCAACAataattaagaaataaaatCAATATTACAATGCGTTGCTGGGTTACGCGGGTGAAACTCTCTGAGTTTTACACCTGTAAATGATGAGAATTGATAATTCAGAGAAGTGTGTTAATGGGAAATAAGAACGTGTTATACGGTGGCTTACATGATCTTATCTTTAATCGGAGTGTATTAAAGTTCCTACCTCTTCAAATGTAAAAATAATAGCAGAGTAATTCACCTGTTACACTGTAATCTGGAAGCATAATTATGGTTGTTGCAATTTGTGCACATCCAATCTCCACTACGCCATTGCTTTGCTCTGTTAATTCAAACAGATAAAAGTAATTAAGTAATAATGCTAGGAGTAGGCGTGTTAATATCATCATTTAAGAGTtgacaaacacaaaaaaaatgtCTTCAATATTATATTGAGCTTATGTGAGTCGGAGGAAATTACCCTTTTCCAAGGAGTGCAGGTGTAGAAACTTGAGGTGGAAATAGCGTCGGTATTGGCAACGTTGAAGCTATGCTTGAGTTTATGCTAGGAAATGACGGGAGCACTCCAGGTTTTGGATCTCCGCTTGTCCCTACTACTTGGTCATTAGTCTGCACAATAAGTGTAAAGGgaataagaaattcaaagagAAAGAGCATTAGCTATGATGACAAACGAGATCTAAACTCACAGAAGAATTAGAAATTCAATTAAGCCCCAAAAAAGTCCTTACAGGTCCCACGTTCAATCTCTTCTTGTCCCAGTCATCAACCAATTCTTCAGAAGCTAGCCGTTTTGTCCCAAGTGCTTTGAACCAAATAAGTGTAAACAGCATGAagttaacatcaatcaccacagaaaatttcatttttaccaaaaatatttctctGTAGTACTGCAATGTTCCCAGAAGGAACACCTTATGTATCTTGCACCTATAATATATACACTAacttaaaaaagaaagaaacgcATACCAGGTGGAAAAGCGTCGCATTTTTTACACTGCAAAAAGATTCAACATAGAAACATATCAAACTTAAAAAATGAATACTTCAGTGCTTGTGTAACTCTACatcatttataatttataagtaGAATTAAAGACTCTACCTGCGAGCGCGAAGAGTAATTATGGAAGCCACAATTACAGATCCAATCCCCATTCCGCCACCCCTTTGGTACAGATAGGTTTTGACTGTTGGAATTTTCAATAGGAAGTCCAGAGCTATAATTTGCACCAAGCAGCCATAGGGGAAGTGGTTGGACACCATACTTATCTGATCCTAACATCGACCAATTGGAACCTAAGTGGAGTGACTGAGGTGGAGCACCGGCACCATTGCCAATCAATCCAAtattcatcttttgatctgatCCCCCAGGAGCCCTGGAGAAGTAATTTGGATAAGCAGGGAAAGATGCCCCGGTCATTGCAATTGCTGGCATAGCTGCTATCTCCTTTGGTTGTCCGCACTTCTTGCACCTCTCTCTTGATGCATAATTGTTGTTAGTGCAGCCTATTGATCCATAGTATAAAACCCATCCCCACAAAGCATCCAGAGGGAAAGGAAGCCAAGCATACGCACACCAACACGTCCCACGCACACCAACCCGTCCATTTCACACAAAAATACACATACAAAAGCACAAATATCTCAACCTAGTTGACAGCATGTTCTTCATCTTAAAGTTCAATACAAGATCATAAGCCAAAAATAAAACATCAAATGCAATGCTAAGCTGTTCATGATTTTGTCAACTAACGGGAAACcctaaaataacaaaggaaatgcACAACTCAATTCGTGGTGTTGACTACATAAGGTTCTAAAATCACTATCCTCGAGAGAAATCAGGTTCTAA
Above is a genomic segment from Arachis stenosperma cultivar V10309 chromosome 1, arast.V10309.gnm1.PFL2, whole genome shotgun sequence containing:
- the LOC130960397 gene encoding uncharacterized protein LOC130960397 isoform X1 translates to MGEGRDGDWDCSSCNNRNYAFRSFCNRCKQPRILVDTKTPSDSKWLPRIGDWICTGCTNNNYASRERCKKCGQPKEIAAMPAIAMTGASFPAYPNYFSRAPGGSDQKMNIGLIGNGAGAPPQSLHLGSNWSMLGSDKYGVQPLPLWLLGANYSSGLPIENSNSQNLSVPKGWRNGDWICNCGFHNYSSRSQCKKCDAFPPALGTKRLASEELVDDWDKKRLNVGPTNDQVVGTSGDPKPGVLPSFPSINSSIASTLPIPTLFPPQVSTPALLGKGAKQWRSGDWMCTNCNNHNYASRLQCNRCKTQRVSPA
- the LOC130960397 gene encoding ranBP2-type zinc finger protein At1g67325 isoform X2 gives rise to the protein MGEGRDGDWDCSSCNNRNYAFRSFCNRCKQPRILVDTKTPSDSKWLPRIGDWICTERCKKCGQPKEIAAMPAIAMTGASFPAYPNYFSRAPGGSDQKMNIGLIGNGAGAPPQSLHLGSNWSMLGSDKYGVQPLPLWLLGANYSSGLPIENSNSQNLSVPKGWRNGDWICNCGFHNYSSRSQCKKCDAFPPALGTKRLASEELVDDWDKKRLNVGPTNDQVVGTSGDPKPGVLPSFPSINSSIASTLPIPTLFPPQVSTPALLGKGAKQWRSGDWMCTNCNNHNYASRLQCNRCKTQRVSPA
- the LOC130960397 gene encoding uncharacterized protein LOC130960397 isoform X3, which produces MPAIAMTGASFPAYPNYFSRAPGGSDQKMNIGLIGNGAGAPPQSLHLGSNWSMLGSDKYGVQPLPLWLLGANYSSGLPIENSNSQNLSVPKGWRNGDWICNCGFHNYSSRSQCKKCDAFPPALGTKRLASEELVDDWDKKRLNVGPTNDQVVGTSGDPKPGVLPSFPSINSSIASTLPIPTLFPPQVSTPALLGKGAKQWRSGDWMCTNCNNHNYASRLQCNRCKTQRVSPA